The Oncorhynchus masou masou isolate Uvic2021 unplaced genomic scaffold, UVic_Omas_1.1 unplaced_scaffold_1836, whole genome shotgun sequence genome includes a region encoding these proteins:
- the LOC135532359 gene encoding transmembrane protein 178B-like, with protein sequence MSAMRTLTVAGLFLAFCALGLIAVAICTDNWYETDARRHRERCKNYSNKRNDPGFIYISNQNLPLRMLPKENNVERKGSSGGLLLRAKRHFLPPAPAMESVCSRQYNSTISGLWRKCHREGFDLETEDLIFKGLVQRCTPIKYYYYSLALPRKLSINIIKTIRQDEWHALHLQRMTVSFIGMAVSIILFGWVIGALGCCQQHDLMQYVAGLLFLMGGTCCIISLCTCVAGINFQLSRYPRYMYGIPEDISHGYGWSMFCAWGGLGLTLLAGFLCTLAPSLYPPVPHTMVERLQRKPRHENGCV encoded by the exons ATGTCTGCTATGAGGACGTTGACGGTCGCGGGATTGTTTCTGGCGTTTTGCGCGTTGGGACTCATAGCAGTCGCAATATGTACTGACAATTGGTACGAGACGGATGCAAGGAGGCACAGAGAACGTTGTAAGAATTATTCCAACAAAAGGAACGACCCTGGATTCATCTATATCTCCAACCAGAACCTCCCACTCCGTATGCTACCGAAGGAGAATAACGTGGAGAGGAAGGGGTCGAGTGGGGGACTCCTCCTGCGGGCTAAGCGGCACTTCTTGCCCCCCGCCCCGGCCATGGAGTCCGTCTGCAGTCGGCAGTACAACTCTACCATCTCCGGGCTGTGGAGGAAATGTCATCGGGAGGGATTCGACCTGGAGACAGAGGATCTCATCTTTAAAG GTTTAGTTCAGCGCTGCACACCAATAAAATACTACTACTATTCTTTAGCCCTCCCCAGAAAGCTGAGCATCAATATAATCAAGACTATTCGTCAGGATGAGTGGCACGCACTCC ACCTGCAGAGAATGACAGTCAGTTTCATCGGCATGGCTGTGTCCATCATCCTGTTTGGCTGGGTGATCGGAGCTCTGGGCTGCTGTCAGCAGCATGACCTGATGCAGTACGTAGCGGGACTGCTCTTTCTCATGGGAG GAACGTGCTGTATCATCTCTCTGTGTACATGTGTAGCAGGGATCAACTTCCAACTGTCCCGTTATCCTCGGTACATGTATGGGATCCCAGAGGACATCAGTCACGGATACGGCTGGTCCATGTTCTGCGCATGGGGGGGCCTAGGTCTCACCCTATTGGCCGGCTTCCTGTGCACGCTGGCTCCTTCCCTCTACCCCCCCGTGCCTCACACTATGGTAGAGAGGCTGCAACGCAAGCCTCGACATGAGAACGGCTGTGTGtga
- the LOC135532361 gene encoding transcription factor PU.1-like, whose product MSFASEEIIPYDPEIYRSPAELYSYLTNVGELHDEHGWEYHSDRGMHQSDMLEISSQGNHLTELQSVHSQHLLHTYRYPDTDTLHLPLADPGLGPLTLTSQMPYYNHTVYYQQQAPVSPSYYCSEEEEPVGHSPPLEVSEGEEEDHGDHVPFGETPVSNKRKIRLYQFLLDMLKNGDMKDSMWWVDREKGIFQFSSKNKETLANRWGTQKGNRKRMTYQKMARALRNYGKTGEIRKVKKKLTYQFSPEVLRKVLTTERRHYPH is encoded by the exons ATGTCCTTT GCATCTGAAGAAATAATCCCATATGATCCTGAGATTTATCGATCACCAGCGGAGTTATACTCATATCTCACCAATGTCGGAGAACTTCACGATG AGCATGGCTGGGAGTACCACTCTGACAGGGGCATGCATCAGAGTGACATGTTGGAAATCTCCTCACAAGGGAATcacctgacagagctccagagtgtCCATTCccaacacctcctccacacctatCGCTACCCTGATACCGACACCCTCCACCTGCCACTAGCAGACCCAGGACTgggacccctaaccctaacctcacag ATGCCGTACTACAACCACACAGTGTATTACCAGCAACAGGCCCCTGTGTCCCCTAGTTACTACTGCTCCGAGGAGGAGGAACCTGTGGGCCACAGTCCCCCACTGGAGGTATCTGAGGGTGAAGAAGAAGACCATGGAGACCATGTCCCTTTTGGGGAGACTCCAGTGA GTAACAAGAGGAAGATCCGGCTGTACCAGTTCCTCCTGGACATGCTGAAGAACGGAGACATGAAGGACAGTATGTGGtgggtggacagagagaaaggaatcTTCCAGTTCTCCTCTAAAAACAAGGAGACTCTGGCCAATCGCTGGGGCACGCAGAAAGGGAACAGGAAGAGGATGACATATCAGAAGATGGCCAGGGCCCTGCGGAACTACGGCAAGACGGGAGAAATCAGAAAGGTCAAGAAGAAACTGACCTACCAGTTCAGTCCGGAGGTACTGAGGAAAGTCTTAACTACAGAGAGGAGGCACTACCCTCACTAG